A stretch of Flavobacterium sp. N2270 DNA encodes these proteins:
- the eno gene encoding phosphopyruvate hydratase, whose amino-acid sequence MSIIIKIHARQILDSRGNPTIEVDVITDNGTLGRAAVPSGASTGEHEAVELRDGGKEFMGKGVRKAIENVNITIANELLGTSVFEQNAIDKIMIDLDGTPNKSKLGANAILGVSLAVSKAAANELGMPLYRYVGGVSANTLPVPMMNIINGGSHSDAPIAFQEFMIMPVKAKNFSHAMQMGTEVFHNLKKVLHDRNLSTAVGDEGGFAPNLSGGTEDALDSIKLAVENAGYAFGEDIMIALDCASAEFYVNGKYDYSKFEGKTGKIRTSQEQAEYLAELTNKYPIISIEDGMDENDWEGWKILTDLVGEKVQLVGDDLFVTNVERLSKGIDKGIANSILIKVNQIGTLTETIAAVNMAHNAGYTSVMSHRSGETEDYTIADLAVALNCGQIKTGSASRSDRMSKYNQLLRIEEELGEVAYFPGSNAFKVKK is encoded by the coding sequence ATGAGTATTATTATTAAAATTCATGCAAGACAAATTCTTGATTCTAGAGGTAATCCAACAATTGAAGTTGATGTAATTACAGATAATGGAACTTTAGGTAGAGCGGCTGTCCCAAGTGGAGCTTCAACAGGAGAGCATGAAGCTGTTGAATTAAGAGATGGTGGCAAAGAATTTATGGGTAAAGGTGTTCGTAAAGCAATCGAAAATGTAAACATTACTATTGCTAATGAATTACTTGGAACTTCAGTTTTTGAACAAAATGCTATCGATAAAATTATGATTGATTTAGATGGAACTCCAAATAAATCTAAATTAGGAGCAAATGCAATTTTAGGTGTTTCTTTAGCGGTTTCGAAAGCAGCAGCTAATGAATTAGGAATGCCTTTGTATAGATATGTTGGTGGAGTTTCCGCTAATACTTTACCGGTTCCAATGATGAATATCATAAACGGTGGCTCACATTCAGATGCGCCAATTGCTTTTCAAGAATTTATGATCATGCCTGTAAAAGCAAAAAACTTTTCGCATGCAATGCAAATGGGAACAGAAGTTTTTCATAATTTAAAGAAAGTTTTACACGATAGAAATTTATCTACTGCAGTAGGTGATGAAGGTGGATTTGCACCAAATTTATCAGGAGGGACTGAAGATGCATTAGACTCTATTAAATTAGCAGTTGAAAACGCAGGTTACGCTTTTGGAGAAGACATCATGATTGCTTTAGATTGTGCTTCGGCTGAATTTTATGTGAATGGAAAATATGATTACTCTAAATTTGAAGGTAAAACCGGAAAAATTAGAACTTCTCAAGAGCAAGCAGAATATTTGGCAGAATTGACAAATAAATATCCAATTATCTCAATTGAAGATGGAATGGATGAAAACGACTGGGAAGGTTGGAAGATTTTAACAGATTTAGTTGGAGAAAAAGTACAATTAGTTGGAGATGATTTATTTGTAACTAATGTAGAGAGATTATCAAAAGGAATTGATAAAGGAATAGCTAATTCAATTTTAATTAAAGTAAATCAAATAGGTACTTTAACCGAAACAATTGCTGCTGTTAATATGGCACATAATGCGGGTTATACATCAGTAATGTCTCATCGTTCTGGTGAAACAGAAGATTATACAATCGCTGATTTAGCAGTTGCTTTAAACTGTGGACAAATTAAAACAGGTTCGGCTTCTCGTTCAGATAGAATGTCAAAATACAATCAATTATTAAGAATTGAAGAAGAATTAGGAGAGGTTGCATATTTCCCGGGATCAAATGCTTTTAAGGTAAAAAAATAA
- the ctlX gene encoding citrulline utilization hydrolase CtlX: MNQTTNTILMIRPVAFRMNEQTAVNNYYQKVLDGLLPATVNAKAQEEFDNYVVKLKAAGVNVIVVDDTLKPDTPDSIFPNNWVSFHENGDVALYPMFAENRRLERREEILDLLEEKGFKIENIVDYTSAEEDNLFLEGTGSIMLDRENEIAYCALSPRADEELFIEFCEDFHYDPVIFEAFQTLPNGERKHIYHTNVMMCLAETFAVVCADCIDVKAEQKNVLKRLKNSGKEVILISEEQVNNFAGNMLQVRGANDELFLVMSNAAYQCLTKEQITKIEKHCKIIYASLDTIELCGGGSARCMMAEVFLPKA; the protein is encoded by the coding sequence ATGAACCAAACTACAAATACAATATTAATGATTCGTCCGGTTGCTTTCCGTATGAACGAACAAACAGCTGTAAACAATTACTATCAAAAAGTTTTAGATGGACTTTTACCTGCAACTGTAAATGCAAAAGCACAAGAAGAATTTGATAATTATGTGGTGAAATTAAAAGCTGCAGGAGTGAACGTTATTGTGGTTGATGATACTCTTAAGCCAGACACTCCTGACAGTATTTTTCCTAACAATTGGGTTTCTTTTCATGAAAATGGAGATGTTGCTCTTTATCCTATGTTTGCAGAAAACAGAAGATTAGAAAGACGTGAAGAAATTTTAGATCTTTTGGAAGAAAAAGGATTCAAAATTGAGAACATTGTTGATTATACTTCTGCTGAAGAAGATAATTTATTTTTAGAAGGTACGGGAAGTATCATGTTAGACAGGGAAAATGAAATTGCTTACTGCGCCTTGTCTCCAAGAGCAGATGAAGAACTTTTTATTGAGTTTTGTGAAGATTTTCATTACGATCCAGTAATTTTTGAAGCTTTTCAAACGTTACCAAATGGCGAAAGAAAACATATTTACCATACTAATGTAATGATGTGCTTAGCGGAAACTTTTGCTGTTGTTTGTGCAGATTGTATTGATGTTAAAGCAGAACAAAAAAATGTTTTAAAGCGTTTAAAAAATAGTGGTAAAGAAGTAATTTTAATTTCGGAAGAACAAGTAAATAATTTTGCCGGAAATATGTTGCAAGTGCGCGGTGCAAATGACGAGTTGTTCTTAGTTATGAGTAACGCTGCTTACCAATGTTTAACAAAAGAGCAAATTACTAAAATAGAAAAACATTGTAAAATTATTTATGCAAGTTTAGATACTATTGAGCTTTGTGGTGGCGGAAGCGCTCGTTGTATGATGGCTGAAGTTTTCTTGCCAAAAGCATAA
- a CDS encoding citrate synthase gives MSKTAILELDGKKYEFPVYVGTENEVAIDIEKLRGATGAITIDPGYKNTGSCNSEITFLDGEEGILRYRGYSIEELADKSNFLEVSYLLVFGQLPTAKQLEQFENDIRKYTLVNEEMKTILEGFPKTAHPMGVLSSLTSALTAFNPKPVNVDNEKELYDAVCKTMGKFMVIATWTYRRRMGYPLNYYDNTKGYVENFMRLMFEIPTEPYKMDNKVVAALDKLFILHADHEQNCSTSTVRIVGSSHAGLFASISAGVSALWGPLHGGANQAVLEMLQEIHDNGGDVDKYVLKAKDKEDPFRLMGFGHRVYKNFDPRATIIKKAADDVLTAMGVDDPLLDIAKKLEKVALEDEYFKARSLYPNVDFYSGIIYRAMGIPVEMYTVLFAIGRLPGWIAQWKEMRLNKEPIGRPRQVYMGENLRAFVPVEKR, from the coding sequence ATGTCAAAAACTGCAATATTAGAGCTAGATGGCAAAAAGTATGAGTTCCCTGTTTATGTTGGGACTGAAAATGAAGTAGCTATCGATATAGAAAAGTTGCGTGGAGCAACAGGTGCAATTACAATTGATCCAGGGTACAAAAATACAGGTTCTTGTAATAGTGAAATTACTTTTTTAGATGGTGAAGAAGGAATCTTACGTTATAGAGGTTATTCAATTGAAGAATTGGCTGATAAATCAAATTTTTTAGAAGTTTCTTATTTATTAGTTTTTGGTCAATTGCCAACTGCTAAACAGTTAGAGCAATTTGAAAATGACATAAGAAAATACACTTTAGTTAACGAAGAAATGAAAACTATTTTAGAGGGTTTTCCTAAAACAGCTCATCCTATGGGTGTTTTGTCTTCTTTAACAAGTGCATTAACAGCATTTAACCCAAAACCAGTGAATGTTGATAATGAAAAAGAATTATATGATGCAGTTTGCAAAACTATGGGGAAATTTATGGTTATTGCAACTTGGACATATAGAAGAAGAATGGGTTATCCTTTAAACTATTATGATAATACTAAGGGATATGTAGAAAATTTTATGCGTTTAATGTTTGAAATTCCTACTGAGCCATACAAAATGGATAACAAAGTAGTTGCAGCTTTAGATAAATTATTTATTCTTCATGCTGATCATGAACAAAATTGTTCAACATCTACAGTTAGAATTGTTGGTTCTTCTCATGCAGGTTTATTTGCTTCTATTTCTGCAGGTGTTTCTGCATTATGGGGACCGTTACACGGTGGGGCTAATCAGGCAGTTTTAGAAATGTTACAAGAAATTCACGATAATGGTGGAGATGTTGATAAATACGTTTTAAAAGCAAAAGATAAAGAAGATCCATTCCGTTTAATGGGATTCGGACACAGAGTTTATAAAAACTTCGATCCAAGAGCAACAATAATTAAAAAAGCAGCTGATGATGTTTTAACTGCTATGGGTGTAGATGATCCATTATTAGATATTGCTAAAAAATTAGAAAAAGTAGCTTTAGAAGACGAGTACTTCAAAGCTAGAAGTTTATACCCAAATGTAGATTTCTATTCTGGAATTATATATAGAGCAATGGGAATTCCTGTTGAAATGTATACCGTTTTATTTGCAATAGGACGTTTACCAGGTTGGATCGCTCAATGGAAAGAAATGAGATTAAATAAAGAACCTATAGGTCGTCCAAGACAAGTATATATGGGGGAAAATTTAAGAGCATTCGTCCCAGTTGAAAAAAGATAA
- a CDS encoding DUF2061 domain-containing protein has product MILDLIRSKKPLEKHKEVKVSALKAVTWRIVGTIDTTIISYIMTGSFKIAFSIGSFEVFTKMILYFFHERIWARWTK; this is encoded by the coding sequence ATGATACTCGATTTAATAAGATCTAAAAAACCTTTAGAAAAACATAAAGAAGTCAAAGTATCTGCGTTAAAAGCGGTTACTTGGAGAATTGTAGGTACTATTGATACTACAATTATTTCTTATATAATGACTGGAAGTTTTAAAATTGCCTTTTCAATTGGCAGTTTTGAAGTTTTTACAAAAATGATATTGTATTTTTTTCATGAAAGAATTTGGGCAAGATGGACAAAATAA
- the cysD gene encoding sulfate adenylyltransferase subunit CysD: MKEMRNHLEELENESIYILREVAAQFQKPVLLFSGGKDSITVARLAQKAFYPAKIPFAFMHIDTGHNFPETITFRDKLIAELDVELIVRYVQDSINSNKAQEETGKYASRNSLQTVTLLDAIEEFGFDACIGGARRDEEKSRAKERIFSVRDDFGQWDAKKQRPEMFTILNGKINFGENVRAFPISNWTEEDVWSYIKQENLELPSIYFAHERKLVKRDGAVLAHSAYLNLVETDEIVTDIVRFRTVGDMTCTAALPSNAATIDEVMYENKASKSSERGARIDDKRSEAALEQRKKGGYF, encoded by the coding sequence ATGAAAGAAATGAGAAATCATTTAGAGGAATTAGAAAACGAAAGTATTTATATTTTAAGAGAAGTCGCAGCCCAATTTCAAAAACCAGTCTTGTTGTTTTCTGGTGGAAAAGATTCCATTACAGTAGCAAGATTAGCGCAAAAAGCCTTTTATCCGGCTAAGATTCCGTTTGCTTTTATGCATATCGATACCGGTCATAATTTTCCAGAAACGATAACTTTTCGTGATAAATTAATAGCTGAATTAGATGTCGAATTAATCGTTCGCTATGTTCAAGATAGTATTAATTCAAATAAAGCACAGGAAGAAACAGGTAAGTATGCGAGTAGAAATTCGTTGCAAACCGTAACGCTTTTAGATGCTATCGAAGAATTCGGGTTTGATGCTTGTATTGGCGGAGCGCGTCGTGATGAAGAAAAATCTAGAGCCAAAGAACGCATCTTTTCAGTAAGAGACGATTTTGGACAATGGGATGCTAAAAAACAACGTCCGGAAATGTTTACAATTTTGAATGGTAAAATCAACTTTGGTGAAAACGTAAGAGCTTTTCCTATTAGTAATTGGACCGAAGAAGATGTGTGGAGTTACATCAAACAAGAAAATTTAGAATTGCCTTCTATTTATTTCGCTCACGAACGCAAATTAGTAAAAAGAGACGGAGCCGTTTTAGCACACTCAGCGTATTTGAATTTGGTGGAAACCGATGAGATTGTTACCGATATTGTTCGTTTTCGTACGGTTGGAGATATGACATGTACAGCAGCTTTACCATCAAATGCAGCTACAATTGATGAAGTAATGTATGAAAACAAAGCATCAAAATCATCAGAAAGAGGAGCGAGGATAGATGATAAACGATCGGAAGCCGCTTTGGAACAAAGAAAAAAGGGAGGCTATTTTTGA
- a CDS encoding RrF2 family transcriptional regulator, translating to MLSKKTKYGIKALIYIAKQDNLMPVLISEISEKENISKKFLEAILLDLKKIGLVGSKKGKGGGYYLMKNPKEISVATIIRFLDGPIAMLPCVSLNFYEKCDDCPSEETCGLNKLMIQVRDNALSVLEKKTLYDLITF from the coding sequence ATGTTGTCAAAAAAAACAAAATATGGAATAAAGGCGTTAATTTATATTGCAAAGCAAGATAATTTAATGCCTGTTCTAATTTCTGAAATTTCTGAAAAAGAAAATATTTCTAAAAAATTTTTAGAGGCTATTTTGTTAGATTTAAAGAAAATTGGTTTGGTAGGTTCTAAAAAAGGGAAAGGTGGTGGTTACTACTTAATGAAAAACCCAAAAGAAATTTCTGTTGCAACAATTATTAGGTTTTTAGACGGGCCAATAGCTATGTTACCTTGCGTAAGTTTAAATTTTTATGAGAAATGCGATGATTGTCCTAGCGAAGAAACGTGTGGCTTAAATAAGTTAATGATTCAAGTTAGAGATAATGCATTGAGTGTTTTAGAAAAGAAAACATTATACGATTTAATAACTTTTTGA
- a CDS encoding DNA-directed RNA polymerase subunit alpha, which produces MALFNFQKPDKVIMIDSTDFEGKFEFRPLEPGYGLTVGNALRRVLLSSLEGYAITSVRMEGVEHEFSTISGVVEDVTEIILNLKQVRFKRQIEDIDNESVSISLTNKEQITAGDFQKFISGFQILNPDLVICNLDSKTTINMELSIEKGRGYVPAEENKKANAPIGTIYTDSIYTPVKNVKYSIENFRVEQKTDYEKLVFEIQTDGSINPKDALTEAAKTLIHHFMLFSDERITLEADEIAQTESYDEESLHMRQLLKTKLVDMDLSVRALNCLKAAEVDTLGDLVSFNKNDLMKFRNFGKKSLTELDELVAAKNLSFGMDLSKYKLDKE; this is translated from the coding sequence ATGGCATTATTTAATTTTCAAAAGCCCGATAAAGTTATCATGATCGATTCAACCGATTTTGAAGGTAAATTCGAATTTAGACCTTTAGAACCTGGTTACGGATTGACAGTTGGTAATGCATTAAGAAGAGTTTTGCTTTCTTCTTTAGAAGGATACGCTATTACATCTGTTAGAATGGAAGGAGTTGAACATGAATTCTCTACTATTTCAGGTGTTGTAGAAGATGTTACAGAAATTATATTAAATCTTAAACAAGTTCGTTTTAAAAGACAAATTGAAGATATTGATAATGAGTCTGTTTCTATTTCTTTAACAAATAAGGAGCAAATAACTGCAGGTGATTTCCAAAAATTTATTTCTGGTTTTCAAATTTTAAACCCTGATTTAGTTATTTGTAATTTAGATAGCAAAACAACTATCAACATGGAACTTTCTATCGAAAAAGGTAGAGGTTATGTTCCTGCTGAAGAAAACAAAAAAGCGAACGCACCCATTGGTACAATTTATACTGACTCAATTTACACTCCAGTAAAAAATGTAAAGTATTCAATTGAAAACTTTCGTGTGGAACAAAAAACCGATTATGAAAAATTAGTTTTCGAAATCCAAACTGATGGTTCTATTAATCCTAAGGATGCTTTAACTGAAGCAGCTAAAACGTTGATTCACCACTTTATGTTGTTTTCTGATGAAAGAATTACACTTGAGGCTGATGAAATTGCTCAAACAGAATCATATGATGAAGAGTCTTTACATATGAGACAATTATTGAAAACTAAATTAGTTGATATGGACTTGTCTGTTAGAGCTTTAAATTGCTTAAAAGCGGCAGAAGTTGATACATTAGGAGACTTAGTTTCTTTCAATAAGAATGATTTAATGAAGTTCAGAAACTTTGGTAAAAAGTCTCTTACAGAACTTGATGAATTAGTTGCGGCTAAAAATCTTTCTTTTGGAATGGATTTAAGCAAATATAAATTAGATAAAGAATAA
- the rpsD gene encoding 30S ribosomal protein S4 encodes MARYTGPKTKIARKFGEAIFGEDKAFEKRNYPPGQHGMAKRRGKKSEYAVQLMEKQKAKYTYGILEKQFRNLYKKAAAASGVTGEILLQLCESRLDNVVYRMGVAPSRRAARQIVSHRHITVNGELVNVPSYHLKAGDKVAVRAKSKSLETIANSLASASQVYEWITWNNDTMEGTYVAVPQRLQIPENIKEQLIVELYNK; translated from the coding sequence ATGGCAAGATATACTGGTCCAAAAACAAAAATTGCTCGTAAATTTGGCGAAGCAATATTCGGAGAAGATAAAGCTTTCGAAAAAAGAAATTACCCACCTGGCCAACATGGAATGGCTAAAAGAAGAGGTAAAAAATCTGAGTACGCTGTTCAGTTAATGGAAAAGCAAAAAGCTAAATATACTTATGGTATTTTAGAAAAGCAATTCAGAAACTTATACAAAAAAGCTGCTGCAGCTTCTGGTGTTACAGGTGAAATTTTACTTCAATTATGTGAATCTCGTTTAGATAACGTTGTATATAGAATGGGTGTTGCTCCTTCTCGTAGAGCTGCTCGTCAAATCGTTTCTCACAGACATATTACAGTTAATGGAGAATTAGTAAATGTTCCTTCATATCACTTAAAAGCAGGAGATAAAGTTGCTGTTAGAGCAAAATCTAAATCTTTAGAAACAATTGCAAATTCTTTAGCAAGTGCTTCACAAGTTTATGAATGGATTACTTGGAATAATGATACAATGGAAGGTACTTATGTTGCTGTTCCTCAAAGATTACAAATTCCTGAAAACATTAAAGAGCAACTAATCGTTGAGTTGTATAACAAATAA
- a CDS encoding phosphoadenylyl-sulfate reductase, whose protein sequence is MDKIKSLLEEYNNKIATLNLAESLQYVANTIEGKHVFSTSFGIEDQLIHHFLDQFENEVSIFTLDTGRQFNETYEVFQKTQDKYKQKTIHVYYPNELDIQDYVSKDGVNGFYDSIESRKSCCFVRKVKPLKKAIAGANLWITGLRAEQSQNRETMQFLEWDEDNQLIKFNPLLKFSLEEVEELVAQHNIPINSLYKKGYLSIGCAPCTRALEEGEDFRAGRWWWENGKKECGLHIHQDKNN, encoded by the coding sequence ATGGACAAAATAAAATCACTTTTAGAAGAGTATAACAATAAAATAGCAACGCTCAACTTAGCAGAAAGTTTACAATATGTTGCTAATACCATTGAAGGGAAACATGTTTTTTCAACTTCATTTGGTATTGAAGACCAATTAATTCATCATTTTTTAGACCAATTCGAAAATGAGGTTTCTATTTTTACATTAGATACAGGAAGACAATTCAATGAAACCTACGAAGTCTTCCAAAAAACACAAGATAAATACAAACAAAAAACAATTCATGTCTATTATCCTAATGAACTTGATATTCAAGACTATGTTTCAAAAGACGGAGTCAATGGTTTTTATGACAGTATTGAAAGTAGAAAGAGTTGTTGTTTCGTAAGAAAAGTTAAACCCTTAAAAAAAGCTATTGCAGGTGCTAATTTATGGATTACTGGTTTACGTGCAGAACAATCGCAAAATAGAGAAACCATGCAGTTTTTAGAATGGGATGAAGACAACCAATTGATAAAATTCAATCCTTTATTGAAATTCTCTTTAGAAGAAGTAGAAGAATTGGTTGCCCAACATAATATCCCAATAAACAGTTTGTACAAAAAAGGCTACCTAAGTATAGGTTGTGCACCTTGTACTCGTGCTCTTGAAGAAGGAGAAGATTTTAGAGCTGGTAGATGGTGGTGGGAAAATGGTAAAAAAGAATGTGGCTTACACATTCATCAAGATAAAAATAATTAA
- the rpsK gene encoding 30S ribosomal protein S11, whose protein sequence is MAKATAKKRKVIVESTGEAHVSATFNNIIISLTNKKGEVISWSSAGKMGFRGSKKNTPYAAQLASEDCSKVALEAGLKKVKVYVKGPGNGRESAIRSIHNSGIEVTEIIDVTPMPHNGCRPPKRRRV, encoded by the coding sequence ATGGCTAAAGCAACAGCAAAAAAACGTAAAGTTATCGTTGAATCTACTGGAGAAGCTCATGTTAGTGCTACTTTTAATAATATCATTATTTCTTTAACAAACAAGAAAGGTGAAGTTATTTCTTGGTCTTCAGCTGGTAAAATGGGTTTCAGAGGTTCTAAAAAGAACACTCCATATGCAGCACAGTTAGCATCTGAAGATTGTTCAAAAGTAGCTCTTGAAGCTGGACTTAAAAAAGTAAAAGTTTACGTTAAAGGTCCTGGTAACGGTAGAGAATCTGCTATTCGTTCTATCCACAATAGTGGTATCGAAGTTACAGAAATTATCGATGTTACTCCTATGCCTCATAATGGGTGTAGACCTCCAAAGAGAAGAAGAGTTTAA
- a CDS encoding dimethylarginine dimethylaminohydrolase family protein, translated as MLQLNVKNESSRLKAVVLGTAISNGPTPTVEEAYDPKSLEHILAGTYPVEKDMVNEMEAFNKVFQKYDVKVFRPEIIENYNQIFTRDIGFVIDDTFIKANILPDRERELDAIQYVIDQIDPKKVVRPPEEVHIEGGDVMVWNDHIFIGTYKGSDYKDYITARTNMEGVNYIKNLFPHKIVKEFDLVKSKIEAKDNALHLDCCFQPVGKDKGIIYKSGFREEADYMYLVNLFGKENLFHITRDEMYGMNSNVFSIAPDVVVSEKNFTRLNTWLRENGFTVEEIPYAEIAKQEGLLRCSTLPLIRE; from the coding sequence ATGTTACAATTAAATGTAAAAAACGAGTCATCACGATTAAAAGCAGTGGTTTTAGGAACTGCAATAAGTAACGGACCAACTCCAACAGTAGAAGAAGCTTATGATCCAAAATCATTAGAACATATTCTAGCAGGAACTTATCCTGTAGAAAAAGATATGGTAAATGAAATGGAAGCTTTTAATAAAGTGTTTCAAAAATATGATGTAAAAGTCTTTAGGCCAGAAATTATTGAAAATTACAATCAAATTTTTACAAGAGATATTGGTTTTGTAATTGATGATACTTTTATTAAAGCAAATATTTTGCCTGATCGAGAACGCGAATTAGATGCTATTCAATATGTAATAGATCAAATAGATCCTAAAAAGGTAGTTCGTCCGCCAGAAGAAGTACATATAGAAGGTGGTGATGTTATGGTTTGGAATGATCATATTTTTATTGGGACATATAAAGGTTCAGATTATAAAGATTATATCACAGCAAGAACAAATATGGAAGGTGTAAATTATATTAAAAATTTATTTCCTCATAAAATTGTTAAAGAATTTGATTTGGTTAAATCAAAAATCGAAGCAAAAGATAATGCATTGCATTTAGATTGTTGTTTTCAGCCTGTTGGAAAAGATAAAGGAATTATTTACAAAAGTGGTTTCCGTGAAGAAGCAGATTATATGTATTTGGTGAATCTTTTTGGAAAAGAAAATTTATTTCACATTACAAGAGATGAAATGTACGGAATGAATTCAAATGTTTTTTCAATTGCTCCAGATGTTGTAGTTTCAGAAAAAAACTTCACAAGATTAAATACATGGTTAAGGGAAAACGGATTTACAGTGGAGGAAATTCCATATGCTGAAATTGCTAAACAAGAAGGTTTACTTCGTTGTTCAACTTTGCCATTAATTAGAGAATAA
- the rplQ gene encoding 50S ribosomal protein L17 encodes MRHGKKFNHLSRQSSHRKAMLANMACSLIEHKRINTTVAKAKALKVFFEPLVTKSKDDTTHNRRIVFSKLRDKYAVTELFREVAAKVGDRPGGYTRIIKLGNRLGDNADMAMIELVDFNTIYTAGKKEVKKTTRRGKKKADVAEAPTTDASENTNAPE; translated from the coding sequence ATGAGACACGGAAAAAAATTCAACCATTTAAGTAGACAATCAAGTCACAGAAAAGCTATGTTAGCTAATATGGCTTGTTCGTTAATAGAACACAAGCGTATTAATACAACTGTTGCTAAGGCAAAAGCTTTAAAAGTGTTTTTTGAGCCTCTTGTTACAAAATCAAAAGATGATACTACTCATAACAGACGTATCGTATTCTCTAAATTAAGAGATAAATATGCTGTTACTGAATTATTCAGAGAAGTAGCTGCTAAAGTTGGTGATCGTCCAGGAGGATATACACGTATTATTAAATTAGGAAATCGTTTAGGAGATAATGCGGATATGGCAATGATCGAATTGGTAGATTTCAATACCATTTATACTGCTGGTAAAAAAGAAGTTAAGAAAACTACTCGTCGTGGTAAGAAAAAAGCAGATGTTGCTGAAGCTCCAACTACTGATGCTTCTGAAAACACAAATGCTCCAGAATAA
- the carA gene encoding glutamine-hydrolyzing carbamoyl-phosphate synthase small subunit, which translates to MKYINRSQALLLLKDGTVFYGKSIGIEGKTFGEVAFNTGTTGYQEIFTDPSYFGQIMVTTNAHIGNYGTNQEEVESNSVKISGLVCKNFSFNYSRENAEQSLYDYLEKEKLIVISDVDTRALVSYIRDNGAMNAIICTDGTPAEELMKEFDSMPDMKGLELASKVSTKEPYFYGNENSKYKISALDLGIKTNILRNLASRDCYVKVFPYNASYEEMKAFSPDGYFLSNGPGDPEPLISAQQVAREIMSENNPLFGICLGHQVIALANGISTYKMFNGHRGINHPVKNLITGKGEITSQNHGFAVNKEELEAHPDLEITHLHLNDNTVAGMHSKSKNCFSVQYHPEASPGPHDSTYLFDQFIENINSLKK; encoded by the coding sequence ATGAAATACATTAATCGCTCACAAGCTTTATTGCTATTAAAAGACGGTACTGTCTTTTATGGTAAATCAATTGGTATAGAAGGAAAGACTTTTGGAGAAGTTGCTTTTAATACTGGAACTACAGGCTATCAAGAGATTTTTACTGATCCTTCTTACTTTGGTCAAATTATGGTTACAACTAATGCTCATATTGGAAATTATGGCACTAACCAAGAAGAGGTTGAGTCAAATTCGGTAAAAATATCTGGTCTTGTATGTAAAAATTTTAGTTTCAATTATTCTAGAGAAAATGCAGAGCAAAGTTTGTATGATTATTTAGAAAAAGAAAAATTAATAGTAATTTCTGATGTTGATACTAGAGCATTAGTGAGTTATATTAGAGATAATGGCGCAATGAATGCTATTATTTGTACAGATGGAACTCCTGCTGAAGAGTTAATGAAAGAGTTTGATTCTATGCCTGATATGAAAGGTCTAGAATTAGCTTCTAAAGTTTCTACTAAAGAGCCTTATTTTTATGGAAACGAAAATTCCAAATACAAAATTTCTGCTCTCGACTTAGGCATTAAAACGAATATTTTACGAAACTTGGCTTCAAGAGATTGTTATGTTAAGGTTTTTCCATACAATGCTTCATATGAAGAAATGAAAGCGTTTTCTCCAGATGGTTATTTTCTTTCCAATGGTCCTGGTGATCCAGAGCCTCTTATAAGTGCGCAACAAGTTGCTAGAGAAATTATGAGTGAAAATAATCCACTATTTGGTATTTGTTTAGGGCATCAAGTTATTGCTTTAGCAAATGGCATTTCAACTTACAAAATGTTCAATGGACATAGGGGTATCAATCATCCTGTGAAAAATTTAATTACTGGTAAAGGTGAAATTACTTCTCAAAATCACGGTTTTGCTGTAAATAAAGAAGAATTAGAAGCGCATCCTGATTTAGAAATTACGCATTTGCATTTAAATGACAATACTGTTGCTGGAATGCATTCTAAATCTAAAAACTGTTTCTCAGTACAATATCATCCTGAAGCAAGTCCGGGACCACACGATTCAACTTATTTGTTTGATCAATTTATAGAAAATATCAATTCGTTAAAAAAATAA